Proteins from one Longimicrobium sp. genomic window:
- a CDS encoding amino acid adenylation domain-containing protein, with amino-acid sequence MTMDTSPRRAGLSDAKRALLEKRLRGEAPSLRPREVVGRVAGPGPEHPASFAQERMWFLSQFTPGNPMYNVPVAILVPASIDREALERALTVVVRRHEALRTTFRMDAGGELKQVVHPPFPVKVEVFDLRHRVGGDFARDVEALVAEEGSRPFDVARLPLFRVSLLRVSQEHYAQVVTMHHIITDGWAYPLVNREMFDLYEGFVTGSVPELPEPTLRYADYAVWQRRYLTGETLDKQVSFWREHLRGAPPLDLPGDRPRPPVLTYRGRFHRFRVPLDVTRRLREICREEAATLNMVLMAGFYAFLQKYSGQDDIVVGTLLGNRSRAELEQVVGVFVNTAALRMDLSGDPVFRDVVRRTKKVVLEADLHQDLPFEKLVDLLGVERDLSRHPVFQALYFHHTFARSHFAEDTGDEPGVLPSQPISPAHEVSLVDTGVAKFDLQIATIEFPDGLSAVAEYSTDLFDPATMARMCAHFVTLLDHAGRAPDSRLSRLSLLGGDERRALLEEWGVGPALAAPAAPLHRRFEAQAARTPGALAVVAGGERLTYGELDAWANRVAAELRSRGAGPGTIVGVAMERSAALPAALLGILKSGAAYLPLDPSYPAERVSFMLSDSGAALVLTESALRDALPADAPEAVLCPPRPSPGETVERPDVAVAPADRAYLIYTSGSTGRPKAVEVEHRGASAFLAAMAAGPGIAAGDVLLAVTTISFDISVLELFLPLVAGARVVIASREEAADAPALARLLEAEGATAMQATPSTWRMLVQSGWAGRPSLRVLSGGEALTPDLAEDLLAHAGEVWNVYGPTETTVWSTAHRVAEPGDGIVPIGRPVAGTRVYVLDRAGEPCPVGVPGELCIGGAGVARGYLGRPELTAERFVPDPFSAAPGARMYRTGDRVRWRADGTLAFLGRTDFQVKLRGHRIELGEIESVLLRHPAVAAAAALVREDVPGDQRLAAYVVPAAGGEAPSADDLRAWLRERLPEYMVPGAFVALESLPTTTSGKVDRRALPVPEAPAAAEDEFVAPRNVVEEMLAEIWAEVLRREPIGVTDNFFQLGGHSLLATQVISRVAQTFAVELPIRDFFAAPTIAGLAEAIEAAGSPVLEQMVSELEGLSAEEIEALLAEETA; translated from the coding sequence ACACCTCCCCCCGGCGTGCCGGGCTCTCCGACGCCAAGCGCGCCCTGCTGGAGAAGCGCCTGCGCGGCGAGGCGCCCAGCCTGCGTCCGCGCGAGGTGGTCGGCCGCGTGGCGGGGCCCGGCCCCGAGCACCCGGCCTCGTTCGCCCAGGAGCGGATGTGGTTCCTCAGCCAGTTCACGCCGGGGAACCCCATGTACAACGTCCCCGTCGCCATCCTGGTGCCGGCCAGCATCGACCGCGAGGCGCTGGAGCGCGCCCTGACCGTGGTGGTGCGCCGGCACGAGGCGCTGCGCACCACCTTCCGCATGGACGCGGGCGGCGAGCTGAAGCAGGTGGTCCATCCCCCCTTCCCGGTGAAGGTGGAGGTGTTCGACCTCCGCCACCGCGTGGGCGGCGACTTCGCCAGGGACGTCGAGGCGCTGGTGGCCGAGGAGGGCTCGCGGCCGTTCGACGTGGCGCGCCTGCCGCTCTTCCGCGTCTCGCTCCTGCGCGTCTCCCAGGAGCACTACGCGCAGGTGGTGACCATGCACCACATCATCACCGACGGGTGGGCGTACCCGCTGGTGAACCGCGAGATGTTCGACCTCTACGAGGGCTTCGTCACCGGCAGCGTCCCCGAGCTCCCCGAGCCCACCCTGCGCTACGCCGACTACGCCGTGTGGCAGCGGCGCTACCTCACCGGCGAGACGCTGGATAAGCAGGTGAGCTTCTGGCGCGAGCACCTGCGGGGCGCGCCGCCGCTCGACCTCCCCGGCGACCGGCCGCGCCCGCCCGTGCTCACCTACCGCGGGCGCTTCCACCGCTTCCGCGTCCCGCTGGACGTCACCCGGCGGCTGCGCGAGATCTGCAGGGAGGAGGCGGCCACGCTCAACATGGTGCTGATGGCGGGCTTCTACGCCTTCCTGCAGAAGTACTCGGGGCAGGACGACATCGTGGTGGGCACCCTGCTCGGCAACCGCAGCCGCGCCGAGCTGGAGCAGGTGGTGGGCGTGTTCGTGAACACGGCGGCGCTCCGGATGGACCTCTCCGGCGACCCCGTGTTCCGCGACGTGGTGCGGCGGACGAAGAAGGTGGTGCTGGAGGCCGACCTGCACCAGGACCTGCCGTTCGAGAAGCTGGTGGACCTGCTGGGGGTGGAGCGCGACCTGAGCCGGCACCCCGTGTTCCAGGCGCTGTACTTCCACCACACCTTCGCCCGCTCGCACTTCGCGGAAGACACGGGAGACGAGCCGGGCGTGCTCCCCTCTCAGCCGATCTCGCCCGCCCACGAGGTGAGCCTGGTCGACACCGGCGTCGCCAAGTTCGACCTCCAGATCGCCACGATCGAGTTCCCCGACGGCCTGTCCGCCGTCGCCGAGTACTCCACCGACCTCTTCGACCCGGCGACGATGGCGCGCATGTGCGCCCACTTCGTCACCCTCCTCGACCACGCCGGCCGCGCGCCCGATTCGCGCCTCTCCCGGCTCTCGCTGCTGGGCGGCGACGAGCGCCGCGCGCTGCTGGAGGAGTGGGGCGTCGGCCCCGCGCTCGCCGCCCCCGCCGCCCCGCTGCACCGCCGCTTCGAGGCGCAGGCCGCGCGCACGCCCGGCGCCCTCGCCGTCGTCGCGGGCGGAGAGCGGCTGACCTACGGCGAGCTGGACGCGTGGGCGAACCGCGTCGCGGCGGAGCTGCGCTCGCGCGGCGCGGGGCCGGGGACCATCGTCGGCGTGGCGATGGAGCGCTCGGCCGCGCTGCCGGCGGCGCTGCTCGGCATCCTGAAGAGCGGCGCCGCCTACCTCCCGCTCGACCCGTCGTACCCGGCCGAGCGCGTCTCCTTCATGCTCTCCGACTCCGGCGCCGCGCTCGTCCTCACCGAGTCCGCGCTGCGAGACGCGCTCCCGGCGGACGCGCCCGAAGCCGTCCTCTGCCCGCCGCGCCCGTCCCCCGGCGAGACGGTGGAGCGCCCGGACGTCGCGGTCGCGCCGGCGGACCGCGCGTACCTGATCTACACGTCCGGCTCGACGGGGAGGCCGAAGGCGGTGGAGGTCGAGCACCGCGGCGCGTCCGCCTTCCTCGCCGCGATGGCCGCCGGGCCGGGGATCGCCGCGGGCGACGTGCTGCTCGCGGTGACCACCATCTCCTTCGACATCTCCGTGCTGGAGCTCTTCCTCCCGCTCGTCGCCGGCGCGCGCGTCGTCATCGCCAGTCGGGAAGAAGCGGCCGACGCGCCCGCGCTGGCCCGGCTGCTGGAGGCGGAGGGCGCCACCGCGATGCAGGCGACGCCGTCCACCTGGCGGATGCTGGTGCAGTCCGGCTGGGCGGGGCGCCCCTCGTTGCGCGTCCTCTCCGGCGGCGAGGCGCTCACCCCGGATCTCGCGGAAGACCTCCTCGCCCACGCGGGCGAGGTGTGGAACGTCTACGGACCCACGGAGACCACCGTCTGGTCAACCGCGCACCGCGTCGCGGAGCCGGGCGACGGCATCGTCCCCATCGGCCGGCCGGTCGCCGGCACGCGCGTCTACGTGCTGGACCGCGCGGGCGAGCCGTGTCCCGTGGGCGTCCCCGGCGAGCTGTGCATCGGCGGGGCGGGGGTGGCGCGCGGCTACCTGGGCCGCCCGGAGCTGACCGCCGAACGCTTCGTGCCCGACCCCTTCTCCGCCGCGCCCGGCGCGCGCATGTACCGCACGGGCGACCGGGTGCGCTGGCGGGCGGACGGCACGCTCGCCTTCCTGGGCCGCACCGACTTCCAGGTGAAGCTGCGCGGCCACCGGATCGAGCTGGGCGAGATCGAGTCCGTCCTGCTGCGCCACCCGGCCGTCGCCGCCGCCGCGGCCCTGGTGCGCGAGGACGTCCCCGGCGACCAGCGGCTGGCGGCGTACGTCGTCCCCGCCGCGGGAGGCGAGGCGCCCTCCGCGGACGATCTGCGCGCGTGGCTGAGGGAGCGTCTGCCCGAATACATGGTCCCCGGCGCCTTCGTGGCGCTGGAGAGCCTGCCGACGACCACCAGCGGCAAGGTGGACCGCCGCGCGCTCCCGGTCCCCGAGGCGCCCGCGGCCGCGGAGGACGAATTCGTCGCGCCGCGCAACGTGGTGGAGGAGATGCTGGCCGAGATCTGGGCCGAGGTGCTGCGCCGCGAGCCGATCGGCGTCACCGACAACTTCTTCCAGCTCGGCGGCCACTCGCTGCTGGCCACGCAGGTGATCTCGCGCGTGGCGCAGACGTTCGCGGTGGAGCTGCCGATCCGCGACTTCTTCGCCGCCCCCACCATCGCGGGCCTGGCGGAGGCGATCGAGGCCGCCGGCTCCCCCGTGCTCGAGCAGATGGTGTCCGAGCTGGAGGGCCTCTCCGCCGAAGAGATCGAGGCCCTGCTGGCCGAGGAAACGGCTTGA
- a CDS encoding amino acid adenylation domain-containing protein: MDPSPRRAGLSDARRALLEKRLRGEASSLRPREVVGRVAGPGPEHPASFAQERMWFLSRFMPGSPIYNIPVAVLVPVGIDVRALERALTVVVRRHEALRTTFRMDAGELKQVVHPPFPVQVEVLDVRHRVGPDFARDVEALVAEEGSRPFDLARLPLSRVTLLRVSDEHCALVTTVHHIVADGWGCALVNREVFDLYEGYVTGSVPELPEPTLRYADYAVWQRRHLTGETLEKQVSFWREHLRGAPPLELPGDRPRPPALTYRGRFHRFRVPPDVTRRLREVCRQEAATLNMVVMAAFYVLLRKYSGQDDLVVGTLLGSRGRAELERVVGMFVNTAALRIDLSGDPVFRDVVRRTKRLVLEADLHQDLPFEKLVDLLGVERDLSRHPVFQALYFHQTFVRSHFAEGGGDEPDVLPTRPISPAHDLNMMDTGVAKFDLQLTTLELGEGLSAFAEYSTDLFDPATMARMCRHFVTLLDRAGRAPDSRLSELSLLGGDERRTLLEEWGAGPALDVPSAPLHRRFEAQAARTPDALAVVAGSGRLTYREMDAWANRIAAELRSRGAAPGAIVGVALERSAAMVAALLGILKSGAAYLPLDPSYPAERVAFMLEDSGAALVLADAPAAPLPVSGARVIPVPAPPAPGEAVAPVSAGAAPGDRAYLVYTSGSTGRPKAVEVEHRNLSHLLASVAHQPGMRADDVTLAVTTISFDVSVPELFLPLATGARVVVAGPDEVVDGRALARLMEAEGVTVMQATPAAWRLLVRSGWEGRPGLRAVATGEALTAELAEALLSRAGEVWNLYGPTEITVWATAHRVTGPGDGIVPIGRPMANVSARVLDRAGEPSPVGVPGELYVGGGGVARGYLGRPGLTADRFVPDPFSPAPGARMYRTGDRVRWRADGTLEYLGRTDFQVKLRGHRVELGEIESVLLRHPAVAAAAALVREDVPGDQRLVAYFVPAAGSEAPSADGLRAWLRKRLPEYMVPGAFVALESLPTTTSGKVDRRALPVPEAPEAAEGGYVAPRNLVEEMLAGIWAEVLRREPIGVTDNFFQLGGHSLLATQVISRVAQTFAVELPIRGFFAAPTIAGLAEAIEAAGSPVLAQMVAELEGLSAEEVEALLAE; the protein is encoded by the coding sequence ATGGACCCCTCCCCCCGGCGTGCCGGGCTCTCCGACGCCCGGCGCGCCCTGCTGGAGAAGCGCCTGCGCGGCGAGGCGTCCAGCCTGCGCCCGCGCGAGGTGGTCGGCCGCGTGGCGGGGCCCGGCCCCGAGCACCCCGCGTCTTTCGCGCAGGAGCGGATGTGGTTCCTCAGCCGGTTCATGCCGGGGAGCCCGATCTACAACATCCCCGTCGCGGTCCTGGTCCCGGTCGGCATCGACGTGCGGGCGCTGGAGCGCGCCCTCACCGTGGTGGTGCGCCGGCACGAGGCGCTGCGCACCACCTTCCGCATGGACGCGGGCGAGCTGAAGCAGGTGGTCCACCCCCCCTTCCCGGTGCAGGTGGAGGTGCTCGACGTCCGCCACCGCGTGGGCCCCGACTTCGCGCGGGACGTCGAGGCGCTGGTGGCCGAGGAGGGCTCGCGGCCGTTCGACCTGGCGCGCCTGCCCCTCTCCCGCGTCACGCTCCTGCGCGTCTCGGACGAGCACTGCGCGCTGGTGACCACCGTGCACCACATCGTCGCCGACGGGTGGGGGTGCGCGCTGGTGAACCGCGAGGTGTTCGACCTCTACGAGGGCTACGTCACCGGCAGCGTCCCCGAGCTCCCCGAGCCCACGCTCCGCTACGCCGACTACGCGGTGTGGCAGCGGCGCCACCTCACCGGCGAGACGCTGGAGAAGCAGGTGAGCTTCTGGCGCGAGCACCTGCGGGGCGCGCCGCCGCTCGAGCTTCCCGGCGACCGGCCGCGCCCGCCCGCGCTCACCTACCGCGGGCGCTTCCACCGCTTCCGCGTCCCGCCGGACGTCACCCGGCGCCTGCGCGAAGTCTGCAGACAGGAGGCGGCCACCCTCAACATGGTGGTGATGGCGGCATTCTACGTCCTCCTGCGGAAGTACTCGGGGCAGGACGACCTCGTGGTGGGCACCCTGCTCGGCAGCCGCGGCCGCGCGGAGCTGGAGCGGGTGGTGGGGATGTTCGTGAACACGGCGGCGCTCAGGATCGACCTCTCCGGCGACCCCGTGTTCCGCGACGTGGTGCGGCGGACGAAGCGGCTGGTGCTGGAGGCCGACCTGCACCAGGACCTGCCGTTCGAGAAGCTGGTGGACCTGCTGGGGGTGGAGCGCGACCTGAGCCGGCACCCCGTGTTCCAGGCGCTCTACTTCCACCAGACCTTCGTGCGCTCGCACTTCGCGGAAGGCGGCGGAGACGAGCCGGACGTGCTCCCCACCCGGCCGATCTCGCCGGCCCACGACCTGAACATGATGGACACCGGCGTCGCCAAGTTCGACCTGCAGCTCACCACCCTGGAGCTCGGCGAGGGGCTCTCCGCCTTCGCGGAGTACTCCACCGACCTCTTCGACCCGGCGACGATGGCGCGGATGTGCCGCCACTTCGTCACCCTCCTCGACCGCGCCGGCCGCGCGCCCGACTCGCGCCTTTCGGAGCTGTCGCTGCTGGGCGGCGACGAGCGCCGCACGCTGCTGGAGGAGTGGGGCGCCGGCCCCGCCCTCGACGTCCCGTCCGCCCCGCTGCACCGCCGCTTCGAGGCGCAGGCCGCGCGCACGCCGGACGCCCTCGCCGTGGTCGCGGGAAGCGGCCGCCTCACCTACCGCGAGATGGACGCGTGGGCGAACCGCATCGCGGCGGAGCTGCGCTCGCGCGGCGCGGCGCCGGGAGCGATCGTCGGCGTGGCGCTGGAGCGCTCGGCGGCGATGGTGGCGGCGCTGCTCGGCATCCTGAAGAGCGGCGCCGCCTACCTCCCGCTCGACCCGTCGTACCCGGCCGAGCGCGTCGCCTTCATGCTGGAGGATTCCGGCGCCGCGCTGGTGCTGGCCGACGCCCCGGCCGCGCCGCTCCCCGTGTCCGGGGCGCGGGTGATCCCCGTCCCCGCGCCGCCCGCGCCCGGCGAGGCGGTCGCGCCGGTCTCCGCCGGAGCCGCGCCGGGCGACCGCGCCTACCTGGTCTACACGTCGGGCTCGACGGGCCGTCCGAAGGCGGTGGAGGTCGAGCACCGCAACCTGTCGCACCTCCTGGCCTCCGTCGCCCACCAGCCGGGGATGCGCGCGGACGACGTGACGCTGGCGGTGACCACCATCTCCTTCGACGTCTCCGTCCCCGAGCTGTTCCTGCCGCTGGCGACCGGCGCGCGCGTGGTGGTCGCCGGGCCGGACGAGGTGGTGGACGGGCGGGCGCTGGCGCGGCTGATGGAGGCCGAGGGCGTGACGGTGATGCAGGCCACGCCCGCCGCCTGGCGGCTGCTGGTGCGGTCCGGCTGGGAGGGACGCCCCGGCCTGCGCGCCGTCGCCACGGGCGAGGCGCTGACGGCGGAGCTGGCGGAGGCGCTCCTCTCCCGCGCGGGCGAGGTGTGGAACCTCTACGGGCCCACCGAGATCACCGTCTGGGCGACGGCGCACCGCGTCACCGGGCCGGGCGACGGCATCGTCCCCATCGGCCGGCCGATGGCGAACGTGAGCGCCCGCGTGCTGGACCGCGCGGGCGAGCCGTCTCCCGTGGGCGTCCCCGGCGAGCTGTACGTCGGCGGCGGGGGCGTGGCGCGCGGCTACCTGGGCCGCCCGGGGCTGACCGCCGACCGCTTCGTGCCCGACCCCTTCTCCCCCGCGCCCGGCGCGCGCATGTACCGCACGGGCGACCGGGTGCGCTGGCGGGCGGACGGCACGCTGGAGTACCTGGGCCGCACCGACTTCCAGGTGAAGCTGCGCGGCCACCGCGTCGAGCTGGGCGAGATCGAGTCCGTCCTGCTGCGCCACCCGGCCGTCGCCGCCGCCGCGGCCCTGGTGCGCGAGGACGTCCCCGGCGACCAGCGGCTGGTGGCGTACTTCGTCCCCGCCGCGGGGAGCGAGGCGCCCTCCGCGGACGGCCTGCGCGCGTGGCTGAGGAAGCGGCTGCCGGAGTACATGGTCCCCGGCGCCTTCGTGGCGCTGGAGAGCCTGCCGACGACCACGAGCGGGAAGGTGGACCGCCGCGCGCTCCCGGTCCCCGAGGCGCCCGAGGCCGCGGAGGGCGGGTACGTCGCGCCGCGCAACCTGGTGGAGGAGATGCTGGCCGGGATCTGGGCCGAGGTGCTGCGCCGCGAGCCGATCGGGGTCACCGACAACTTCTTCCAGCTCGGCGGCCACTCGCTGCTCGCCACGCAGGTGATCTCGCGCGTGGCGCAGACGTTCGCGGTGGAGCTGCCGATCCGCGGCTTCTTCGCCGCCCCCACCATCGCCGGCCTGGCGGAGGCGATCGAGGCCGCCGGCTCCCCCGTGCTCGCGCAGATGGTGGCCGAGCTGGAGGGCCTCTCCGCCGAGGAGGTCGAGGCGCTGCTGGCCGAGTAG